Proteins from one Malania oleifera isolate guangnan ecotype guangnan chromosome 4, ASM2987363v1, whole genome shotgun sequence genomic window:
- the LOC131153137 gene encoding uncharacterized protein LOC131153137, protein MEDVLTDIPPPSRFFQEDLNNFTPPPPSLPSPFLLFSNPNPNKPLRPSLLIIAISSPSLHVFHHVSSKILVGSLILPEIPFSGNSIEPSLRDKSCNIYTLDIANDLVVIVSIQCSVAAERSHAVAKLLIGGQIVPERVLILDSVQSRNFRGVLPPDEAFALKLETSLERAGLNDSCGRLLKNVNYFSSGSVIDGLAAALLARCQMRKLKGTLCVSWPEHGGSAVSLVKSLLLKDVLPRLEFGSNDDDQDECLRFDRIKDHPFDSELYT, encoded by the coding sequence ATGGAAGATGTCTTAACGGACATTCCTCCGCCGTCAAGGTTCTTTCAGGAAGATCTGAATAACTTCACTCCTCCTCCCCCTTCTTTGCCATCTCCTTTTCTCTTGTTctctaaccctaaccctaacaaACCTCTACGCCCTTCACTCCTCATCATTGCCATATCTTCCCCATCTCTTCATGTTTTCCATCATGTCTCCTCTAAAATCCTTGTTGGAAGTCTTATCCTCCCTGAGATCCCTTTCTCTGGCAACTCCATTGAACCCTCTCTCAGAGATAAATCCTGTAACATCTACACCCTTGACATTGCCAATGATTTGGTGGTCATCGTCTCCATTCAGTGCTCTGTTGCTGCAGAGCGATCTCATGCTGTTGCGAAGTTGTTGATTGGTGGACAGATTGTTCCTGAGAGGGTTCTGATATTGGATTCAGTTCAGAGCAGGAATTTCCGTGGTGTACTGCCCCCAGATGAAGCATTTGCCTTAAAGCTGGAGACATCACTGGAAAGAGCAGGGTTGAATGATAGCTGTGGAAGACTGCTTAAGAATGTAAACTATTTTTCATCAGGAAGTGTAATAGATGGCTTGGCTGCAGCTCTGTTGGCCCGATGCCAGATGAGGAAGCTCAAAGGCACTCTTTGCGTTTCATGGCCTGAGCATGGTGGTTCTGCAGTATCACTGGTTAAATCATTACTACTGAAGGACGTGTTACCTCGCTTGGAGTTTGGCTCAAATGATGATGATCAGGATGAATGCTTGAGATTTGACAGGATTAAGGATCATCCTTTTGATTCTGAGTTGTACACCTGA
- the LOC131153136 gene encoding peroxidase 11, with amino-acid sequence MPPFLHSNLPNLLFMMLLILSSVLISMHATDPPLTLDYYASSCPTVLEIVRSQMECAVLSDPRNAAFMLRLHFHDCFVQGCDGSVLLDDTITLQGEKKASPNRNSLKGFRLVDRIKNQLESECPGIVSCADILTIAARDAVLLVGGPYWEVPLGRKDSKTAGYELANSTLPTANEDLFTIIYKFIYQGLSVTDMVALSGAHTIGMARCENYRKRIYGDFETSSDKNPMADTHLSNLRSTCPAIEGGDNNVSAMDYVTPNLFDNSFYQILLNGEGLLNSDQEMYSSIFGIETSELVKKYAVDALAFFQQFSESMVKMGNITNSDSFADGEVRKNCRFVNT; translated from the exons ATGCCACCGTTTCTTCATTCAAATCTCCCCAATCTGCTCTTCATGATGCTTCTAATTTTGTCCTCAGTTTTAATCAGCATGCATGCTACTGACCCTCCTTTGACGTTAGATTACTATGCATCTTCCTGCCCAACTGTGCTAGAGATTGTGAGGAGCCAAATGGAGTGTGCAGTGCTCTCCGATCCGCGAAATGCTGCTTTCATGCTACGATTACACTTCCATGACTGCTTTGTTCAG GGGTGTGACGGGTCAGTTCTTCTAGACGACACAATCACACTACAAGGAGAGAAAAAAGCTTCCCCCAACAGAAACTCTCTAAAAGGATTCAGACTGGTGGATAGGATCAAGAACCAACTTGAATCGGAGTGTCCTGGAATTGTTTCTTGTGCAGATATTCTCACCATAGCTGCAAGAGATGCAGTTCTTCTG GTTGGGGGCCCTTATTGGGAGGTTCCACTGGGAAGGAAGGATTCTAAAACTGCAGGCTATGAGCTTGCAAACAGTACTCTTCCAACTGCAAATGAGGACCTTTTCACCATCATCTATAAATTTATTTATCAAGGGCTTTCTGTCACAGATATGGTAGCTCTTTCAG GGGCTCACACCATTGGAATGGCACGCTGCGAAAATTATCGAAAAAGGATATATGGAGACTTCGAAACTTCTTCGGACAAAAATCCAATGGCCGATACACATCTCAGCAACTTGAGATCTACTTGCCCAGCAATCGAAGGAGGAGACAATAATGTATCAGCGATGGACTATGTCACACCCAACCTCTTTGACAACTCCTTCTATCAGATATTGCTCAACGGGGAAGGATTGCTGAACTCTGACCAAGAAATGTACTCAAGCATTTTTGGGATTGAAACAAGCGAACTTGTGAAGAAGTATGCAGTAGATGCTCTTGCTTTCTTTCAGCAATTCTCTGAATCCATGGTGAAAATGGGAAACATTACAAATTCAGACAGCTTTGCTGATGGGGAAGTTAGGAAGAATTGCAGATTTGTGAACACATGA